The DNA window GAAGCATACTGCGGTCAGCCCGAACCTCCTGTACTGCAGGACAGGAACACCGAGGCGGCATGAACCCAACCCCGGATCTTCACCTTAAACCTGCCACCCCCCTGTCCGAAGGATGGGGGCCACCTCTCGGTGACTCTATTGTAAATTGAATTTACAATAAGATCAACACACTGACCTTATAATTGTTATTGGTTGAAAATCATTATATTTCAACGGGATAACTGTTGAAAGTATAGTCCGGGAAGAGGTTTGTAGGCTATTATGTCGGGGGGCGCCCTCACCCCTTCTCGATTAACCTTCGCAGCACATACGGCAGGATGCCGCCGTGCAGGTAGTAGTGCACCTCGGCGGGCGTGTCGATCCGGGCCAGCGCCGGGAACGTCCGTTCGCCCCCCTCGCCGGAAACGCGCACCGTCACCCGCATCCGGGGCGTGATCTCCCCGGAGATCCCCTCGATGTCGCAGGTTTCCCTTCCCGTCAGGCCGAGGGAATCCCGGTTGGCCCCGTCCACGAACTGGAGCGGAAGGATTCCCATCCCGACGAGGTTGCTCCGGTGGATCCGCTCGAAGCTCTCCGCGATCACCGCGCGCACCCCCAGCAACCGCGGCCCCTTGGCCGCCCAGTCGCGCGACGAGCCGGAGCCGTACTCCTTGCCGGCGAGGATGATCAGCGGGGTGCCATCCTTCGCGTACCGCATCGCCGCGTCGTAGATCGTGATCGTTTCGCCGCCGGCCGGGTACGTGGTCCATCCTCCTTCCGTCCCCGGCGCGAGGAGGTTCTTCAGCCGGATGTTGGCGAACGTCCCCCGCATCATCACCTCGTGATTTCCCCGCCGGCTGCCGTAGGAGTTGAACTCCTCCTTCGGGATGCCGTGTTCCTTCAGGTACGCTCCCGCGGGGCCGTCCTCGGCGATGTCCCCGGCGGGGGAGATGTGGTCCGTCGTCACCGAGTCGCCGAGCACGGCGAGGATCCGCGCCCCCCGGATCTCCGCGACCGGTTCCGGCACCGCGGGCAGGCCCTCGAAGAACGGCGGGTTCTTGACGTAGGTGGAGGACGGTTCCCACGCGAAGCACTCCGACTTCGGGACGGGGAGCTTTTTCCACGCCTCGTCCCCCGAGAACACGGAGGCGTACTCCTTGCGGAACATCTCCGGCTCGACCGCGGACCGCACCGCCTCGGTGATCTCCCCCGGCGACGGCCAGATATCGTGGAGGAAGACCGGCTTTCCGTTCTTGTCGTTGCCGAGCGGTTCGGTGTACGGGTCGAAGTCGACGTCCCCGACGAGGGCGTACGCCACCACGAGCATCGGGGAGGCGAGGTAGTTCGCCCGGCACAGCGGATGGATCCGTCCCTCGAAGTTCCGGTTCCCCGACAGGACCGACGCGGCGACCAGGTTCCCGCGCCGGATCGTCTCCGCGATCGCCTCGGGGAGCGGCCCGGAGTTCCCGATGCAGGTGGTGCACCCGTATCCGACCAGGTGGAACCCGAGCGCCTGCAGGTAGGGGGTGAGCCCCGCGCGATCGAGGTATTGCGTCACCACCTTCGATCCCGGGGCGAGGCTCGTCTTGACCCAGGGCCTCGTCCGCAGCCCCTTTTCGACCGCCTTCTTCGCCACCAGCCCCGCGCCGATCATCACGGAGGGGTTGGAGGTGTTCGTGCAGCTCGTGATGGCGGCGATGACGACCGAGCCGTCGTGCAGGTCGAACACCCCCTGTTCGAGCCGCACCGACGCCGACCCCGGCGCCCAGGCGACCGGTCCCGGAGCGGATAGTTCCCCGGCGACGCGGCCGCCCTCTCCCATCCACCGGTCCGCGCCGTCGTTCGCGGTTTCACTCCGCGCCTCCTTCCCCCACGTGGAAAGGGCCTTGCGGAACGCCTCCCTCGCCTCCTTGAGCGGCACGCGGTCCTGCGGCCGGCGCGGCCCCGCCATGCACGGCTCCACGGTGGACAGGTCGAGCGAAAGGGTGTCGGAGAAGACCGGGTCGCGGGTGTCGTCCGTGCGGAAGAGCCCCTGCGCCTTGCAGTATGCCTCTACGAGCCTCACCTGCTCCTTGTCCCGGCCGGTGAACAGGAGGTAGGAGAGCGTCTCCCGGTCGACGGGGAAGAAGCCGATCGTCGCGCCGTACTCCGGCGACATGTTCGAGATCGTCGCCCGGTCGGCCACGGAGAGGGAGGAGAGCCCCCTCCCGAAGAACTCGACGAACTTTCCCACGACGCCTTTCTTCCGCAGCATCTGGACGACGGTGAGGACGAGGTCGGTCGCGGTCGCCCCGACGGGGAGCTCCCCGGTCATCCGGAACCCGACCACTTCGGGGATGAGCATCGAGATCGGCTGGCCGAGCATCGCCGCCTCCGCCTCGATCCCGCCCACGCCCCACCCCACCACGCCGAGCCCGTTGATCATCGGCGTATGGGAGTCGGTCCCCACGAGAGTGTCCGGATACGCCTGTGCGCCGGAGCGGTCTTTCCGCGTGAAGACGACGGGAGCGAGGTGCTCCAGGTTCACCTGGTGGCAGATCCCCGTGCCGGGCGGGACGACGCGGAAGTTGCGGAACGACTCCTTCCCCCACCGCAGGAAGGCGTACCGCTCCCCGTTGCGCCCATACTCCCTCGCCACGTTGTCGGGGAAGGCGGTCGCCGTGGCGAACCGGTCCACCTGCACCGAGTGGTCGATCACGAGGTCCGCCGGCATCAGCGGGTTGATCCGCTTCGGGTCCCCGCCCATCCGCTTCGCCGCGTCGCGCATCGCCGCCAGGTCGACCAGCGTGGGGACACCGGTGAAATCCTGGAGGAGCACGCGGGCGGGGCGGAAGGCGATCTCGCGGTCCGACGGCACCGAAGGCGACCAGTTCGCGAGCGCGCGGATGTCGTCCGCCGTGACCGTGAGGCCGTCCTCGTGGCGCAGGAGGTTTTCAAGGAGCACCTTGATGGAGAAGGGGAGGCGGGAGACCTTCCCGACGCGGCGCTTCTCGAGCGCCTCCAGGCGAAAGATTCCGAAGGTGTCCCCGCCGACGGTCTTCCTGGAACGGGTCCCGAACGTGTCCGGATGCATGGCGCCCCGACCTCCCGCGCGGTATCGTAGTGCAAGGGTTCCATGATACCACCCCCCCGGAGGTTCCGATCGACACGCTGACGCTTCTAGGGATCGCGGTGGGGTTGGCCATGGACGCCTTCGCCGTGGCGATCGCCACGGGGATCGTCCTCGGGACGGTGTCCGGCTGGCAGACATTCCGCCTCGCCTTCCACTTCGGCCTCTTCCAGTTCCTGATGCCCGTGGTCGGCTACCTCGCGGGGATGACCGTGGAGCGATACATCGCGGAGTACGACCACTGGCTCGCTTTCGCGTTGCTCGTCTACATCGGAGGGAAGATGGTGCACGAGGGGTTCCGGGGGGAGGGGGAGGAAGGGAACGGCGGAAAGGACCCCACGCGCGGGATGTCCCTGGTCGTCCTCTCCGTGGCGACCAGCATCGACGCCCTTGCGGTGGGGGTCAGCCTCGGCGTGCTCCACAACGAGGGGATCGTCTACCCGGGGGTCGTGATCGGGGTCGTGGCGTGCACTTTCACCGCCGCGGGGCTCCACCTGGGGAAGCGCCTGGGCGCCGTCTTCGGAAAGCGGATGGAGATCGTCGGCGGCGTCGTCCTCGTCGCCATCGGGGTGAAGATACTGCTCGACCATTACCGGGGGTGATATTTTCTTTCAGCATCAAAATTTTCCTGCGGGAAGAGGTCCATATCATGGAAAGAGAAGTACTCGATATCCTCGCGCGTCTCCTGGTTGCGACGATGGCCGGCGGGCTGATCGGGCTGGAACGGAGTTACCATGGCCGCCCGGCCGGTTTCAGGACGCATACGCTGGTTTGCGTCGCGTCAAGCCTGCTGATGCTCGTCACGATGTACCAGGCCAGGTGGTTTACCGGGGTGCCGCTCGATACCGTCCGGATCGACCCGACGAGAATGGCGCAGGGGGTCATGACCGGTATCGGTTTCCTTGGCGCGGGAGTCATCATGCGGGAAGGACTGACCGTACGGGGGTTGACCACCGCGGCATCCATCTGGACCACGGCCGCGATAGGAATTCTCGCCGGGGTCGGTCTCTACAGTGCGGTGCTCGCCGGATCCATCATAACCATCGGGATATTGACTGTTTTCCGGAAAGTGGAAAACAGGATGCGTACACAGATCTTTGCATACAATACCATCGTCTTCGCCAGGGACGATTACATGTCCGAGGCGGAGATCAGGGAGTTGCTCTCGAAGAACGGCTTTTCGGTTGCCAATATAAGCTACCGCCTGATGGAAAAAGGCGCGCAGTTGGAATATCGTATGACCGTCCGTACCATGGACAGCGGTAATATTGAAAACCTGTCGAAGTCTCTCCTGGGATTGACCTCGATCGTCGAATTCAATATTTCCATGGCTGGGGATTGAACGGCCAACGACGGTACTCTTTCGTGATATCGGTGGGGGAGGGTCCACGGATTGCCGCAGTCGATCGGTACGCCCGTGCTCTGGGGCGGCTTTCTCGTTCTCGTCTTCGCGCTGATGGCCGTCGACATGGCGGCGTACCGGAGGAATCCCCACGAGATGTCGGGGCGGGAGGCGTCCGCCTGGACGGCGGGATGGATCGCCGCCGCCCTCCTCTTCGGCGCAGGGATCGCGTGGCATTTCGGACGCCGGCCGGCCGTCGAGTACTTGACCGGGTACGTCATCGAATACGCCCTCTCGGTCGACAACCTGTTCGTCTTCATCCTGATCTTCAAGACGTTCGGCGTCCCCCCGACCTACCAGCGCCGGGTCCTCCTCTGGGGGATCCTGGGCGCGATGATCCTGCGCGCCGCCTTCATCCTCGTGGGGGCAGCCCTCCTTTCGCGGTTCGAGTGGCTGCTCTACTTGTTCGGCGCCTTCCTGATCTTTACCGGGGGAAAGATCCTACGCGGAAAGGACGTGGAAATCCACCCCGAGCACAACCCGGTCCTCAAGTTGTTCGGCAAGGTGTTCCCGATCGTTCGCCACTTCGGAGACGGGAAATTCATCGTGAAGCACCGCGGGAGATGGTACGCCACGGCGCTGCTGCCGGTGCTGCTGGTCGTGGAGGCGACCGACGTCGTCTTCGCCGTGGACTCGATCCCGGCGGTCTTCGGCGTAACGCGGGACCCGTTCATCGTCTTCACCTCGAACATCTTCGCCGTCCTGGGATTGCGGGCACTCTACTTCGTGCTCAAGACGATCATGGACGCCTTCCAGTACCTGAAGGTGGGGCTGGGGCTGGTGCTGGTCTTCGTGGGGGGAAAGATGTGCACGGAGGAGTGGGTGCACGTTCCTGCCGAGATCTCCCTCCTCGTGGTGGTGGCCCTGCTCGGGTTCTCCGTGGCGGCATCGCTCCTCTGGCCGGGGAAACCGGTAGGGAGCGTCAACCCCGAACTTCGGCACGAAAAAGCGCCGGACGGGTATGGGACGGGGGCGAACGGCGATGGTAAGATGAACCGTCACAATCCCGGTAACCATCAATAGATATGGCCGAGATATGGCCGGAAGGAGGGATCTCCATGATCGGAAAAGTATCCGACGTTCGTCCAAACACGCGGGCCGTGGGGTTGCTCCTGGCGGTGGTCCTCGTCCTTACGGCGGGGTGCGCCACGAGCCCCGACGGGACAACGGAGTACAGGCGCACGGCGATCGGCGCGCTGGCGGGAGGCGCTGTGGGCGCCGGCACGGGGATGCTGATCGCGGGCAGGAGTCACCGCGGGACGGGAGCGCTCATCGGTGGGGTCGCGGGAGCGGCGGTGGGCGGCGGGATCGGAAACTACATGGACCGGCAGGCAGCGGAGATGAAGCGGAAGCTCCCCGATGCGGCGATCGCCCGCCAGGGGGACAAGCTGTACGTGGCGCTCCCCTCGGGGATCCTGTTCGACGTGGACAAGGATGAGGTGAGGCCGTCGGCGCGCGACCAGGTCGGACAGGCGGCGGAGGTTCTCGTCAAGTATCCCGACACCTACATCACGGTGGAGGGGCACACCGACTCCACGGGGGGGACGGAATACAACCAGAAGCTCAGCGAGCGGCGTGCCGTGCGAGTGCGGGATCTGCTGGCTTCCCGCGGAGTGGACGCATCGCGGCTCTCCGTCCATGGCTACGGCGAATCCGATCCCATCGCCGACAACGGGACGGCCGAGGGGCGGCAGGCGAACCGGCGGGTGCAGCTCGAGATCCGGCCGAACGAAAAGCTCAAGGCGGAGCAAGGCCAGTAGACCGAAGCCGAGGAGGAGGAGGATCTTGGAGAACAACGCGCTCGCGATGCGGGCCATCAACACCATCCGGTTCCTGGCGGTCGACGCGGTCCAGAAGGCAAAGTCGGGGCACCCCGGCACGCCGATGGGGCTGGCGCCGCTGGCGTACCTGCTGTGGACGAACTACCTGCGATACAACCCGGCGAACCCCGACTGGGCCGGGCGCGACCGGTTCGTTCTCTCGTGCGGCCACGCCTCCATGCTCCTCTACTCCCTGCTCCACTTGACGGGATACGATCTGACCCTCGACGACCTGCGGGAATTCCGGCAGTGGGGGAGCAGGACGCCGGGGCACCCCGAGGCGGGGCACACCCCGGGCGTGGAGGTGACCACCGGGCCGTTGGGGCAGGGGCTGGGGAACGCGGTCGGGATGGCGATGGCCTCCCGGATGCTGGCGCAGCGGTTCAACCGCCCCGGGCACGAGATCGTCTCCCAACGGATCGTGGCGTTCTGCTCCGACGGCGACCTGATGGAGGGAGTCGCCTCCGAGGCGGCGTCCCTGGCCGGATTCCACCGGCTCGGGAACCTCGTGGCGTTCTACGACGACAACCGGATCACCATCGAGGGGTCCACGGACCTTGCCTTTCGCGAGGACGTGGGAGGCCGCTTCCGGGCGTACGGGTGGAACGTGCTGAACGTCCCGGACGGAAATACGGATCTTGCCGGGCTGGCGGCGGCGATCGAGGTGGCGTTCGGCGAGAGGGACCGCCCCACCCTGGTGATCGTCCGGACAAGCATCGGCTACGGCAGTCCCAACAAGCAGGACACCGCGGCCGCGCACGGGGCGCCGCTCGGGGAGGCCGAGGTCGTCCTGGCGAAGGAACGCCTCGGGTGGCCCGCCGGCCCGACCTTCCTCGTGCCCGACGATGTGCTCGCCCATTTCCGGGAGGCGCTGGCTCGCGGGGAGAAGGCGGAGAAGGCGTGGCGGATGAAGTTCGCCGCGTACGCCGCGGCGTTCCCGGCGCTCGCCCTCGAATGGGAGCGGCGGATGTGGGGGGATCTCCCCGAAGGATGGGCGGAGGGGCTCCCGACGTTTTCTCCCGAGGCCGGCGCCGCGGCCACCCGGAGCGCGTCCGGGAAGGTGCTGAACGCGATCGCCGGGAAGGTGCCGGAGCTCATCGGGGGGTCGGCGGACCTTTCCCCTTCGACGGAGACGGTCATGAAGGGCGGCGGCGAGTTTCTTCCCGATGCCGAGCCGGGCGGGCGGAACGTCCATTTCGGGGTGCGCGAGCACGGGATGGGGGCGATCCTCAACGGGATGGCGCGACACGGCGGGGTGATCCCGTTCGGCGCCACCTTCTTCATCTTCTCGGACTACATGCGTCCTTCCATCCGCCTGGCGGCGCTGATGGGGTCCCGCGTCGTCTACGTATTCACGCACGACTCCGTCGGTGTGGGGGAGGACGGACCGACGCACCAGCCCGTCGAACATCTCGCGTCGCTTCGCGCGATGCCGAACCTTCACGTCGTCCGTCCCGCGGACGCGAACGAGACGGCGGCGGCGTGGCGGATGGCGCTGGAGCGGACGGCGGGACCTACCGCGCTCGTCCTCACGCGGCAGAAACTCCCCGTCCTTCCGCCTTCGAGCGTGTTCCGGGACGACGGCGTGTACCGCGGAGCCTACGTGCTGGAGGACGTGGGGGACGGCCGCCCCGACGTCCTGCTGATCGCCTCGGGGTCCGAGGTGTCCGTGGCGCTGGCGGCGAGGAGGCTGCTGGCGGAAGAAGGGGTGCCGGCGCGCGTGGTGAGCATGCCGTGCCGGGAGCGGTTCGAAGAGCAGGAGGCGGGGTACCGGGAAGCCGTGCTCCCGCCGTCGGTTTCCGCCCGCGTCTCCGTGGAGGCGGGGTCGACCTACGGCTGGGAGCGGTATGTGGGAGATCACGGCGCGTCGGTCGGGATCGACCGGTTCGGCGCTTCCGCGCCGGCCGAGCGGATCTTCCTTGAGCTGGGGATCACGCCGGAAGCGGTGCGCGATCGGGCGAAGTCCGTCCTCGCGGCCGCCGGGGGAGGGATCGCAAGATGAAGACGAACCCGTTGGTCGCGTTGGGAGAAGCGGGGCAGAGTCCCTGGATCGACTACATTCACCGGGGGATGATCGCGTCCGGCGAGCTCGCCCGCAGGATCGCGGAGGACGGCATCTGCGGCGTCACCTCGAACCCGACGATCTTCGAGAAGGCGATCTCCTCAGGGCACGACTACGACGACCAGATCCGCGCGCTCGCACGCGCGGGGGCGAAGCCTCTCGATGCGTACAAGGCGATCGTCACGGACGACATCCGTGCCGCCGCCGACGTGCTGCGGCCTGTGTACGACGCTTCCCGGGGGGACGACGGGTACGTCTCGCTCGAGGTTGACCCGGACCTGGCGCGCGACACGGAAGCGACGATCGCCCGGGCCCGGGAGCTGTTCGACGCCGTCGGCCGGCCGAACGTGATGATCAAGATCCCCGGCACGAAGGAGGGGCTTCCTGCCGTGGAGGAGACGATCGCCGCGGGAATCCCGGTGAACGTGACGCTGATCTTCTCCGTGAGACGGTACGAGGAGGTGGCCGCCGCCTACCTTCGCGGCGTGGAGCGGCGGATCGCCGCCGGCGGGGATCCCCGGAGCGTCGCGTCGGTCGCCTCCTTCTTCGTCTCGAGGATCGACACGGCGGTCGACGCCCTGCTCCTCTCCACCGTGGAGCGGTGGCCCGGCTCCCCGAAGGCCGAAACCGCGCTCTCCCTCCTTGGGAAGACGGCGGTGGCCAGCGCGCGGC is part of the bacterium genome and encodes:
- the acnA gene encoding aconitate hydratase AcnA produces the protein MHPDTFGTRSRKTVGGDTFGIFRLEALEKRRVGKVSRLPFSIKVLLENLLRHEDGLTVTADDIRALANWSPSVPSDREIAFRPARVLLQDFTGVPTLVDLAAMRDAAKRMGGDPKRINPLMPADLVIDHSVQVDRFATATAFPDNVAREYGRNGERYAFLRWGKESFRNFRVVPPGTGICHQVNLEHLAPVVFTRKDRSGAQAYPDTLVGTDSHTPMINGLGVVGWGVGGIEAEAAMLGQPISMLIPEVVGFRMTGELPVGATATDLVLTVVQMLRKKGVVGKFVEFFGRGLSSLSVADRATISNMSPEYGATIGFFPVDRETLSYLLFTGRDKEQVRLVEAYCKAQGLFRTDDTRDPVFSDTLSLDLSTVEPCMAGPRRPQDRVPLKEAREAFRKALSTWGKEARSETANDGADRWMGEGGRVAGELSAPGPVAWAPGSASVRLEQGVFDLHDGSVVIAAITSCTNTSNPSVMIGAGLVAKKAVEKGLRTRPWVKTSLAPGSKVVTQYLDRAGLTPYLQALGFHLVGYGCTTCIGNSGPLPEAIAETIRRGNLVAASVLSGNRNFEGRIHPLCRANYLASPMLVVAYALVGDVDFDPYTEPLGNDKNGKPVFLHDIWPSPGEITEAVRSAVEPEMFRKEYASVFSGDEAWKKLPVPKSECFAWEPSSTYVKNPPFFEGLPAVPEPVAEIRGARILAVLGDSVTTDHISPAGDIAEDGPAGAYLKEHGIPKEEFNSYGSRRGNHEVMMRGTFANIRLKNLLAPGTEGGWTTYPAGGETITIYDAAMRYAKDGTPLIILAGKEYGSGSSRDWAAKGPRLLGVRAVIAESFERIHRSNLVGMGILPLQFVDGANRDSLGLTGRETCDIEGISGEITPRMRVTVRVSGEGGERTFPALARIDTPAEVHYYLHGGILPYVLRRLIEKG
- a CDS encoding manganese efflux pump MntP family protein, which codes for MDTLTLLGIAVGLAMDAFAVAIATGIVLGTVSGWQTFRLAFHFGLFQFLMPVVGYLAGMTVERYIAEYDHWLAFALLVYIGGKMVHEGFRGEGEEGNGGKDPTRGMSLVVLSVATSIDALAVGVSLGVLHNEGIVYPGVVIGVVACTFTAAGLHLGKRLGAVFGKRMEIVGGVVLVAIGVKILLDHYRG
- a CDS encoding MgtC/SapB family protein, whose product is MEREVLDILARLLVATMAGGLIGLERSYHGRPAGFRTHTLVCVASSLLMLVTMYQARWFTGVPLDTVRIDPTRMAQGVMTGIGFLGAGVIMREGLTVRGLTTAASIWTTAAIGILAGVGLYSAVLAGSIITIGILTVFRKVENRMRTQIFAYNTIVFARDDYMSEAEIRELLSKNGFSVANISYRLMEKGAQLEYRMTVRTMDSGNIENLSKSLLGLTSIVEFNISMAGD
- a CDS encoding TerC family protein translates to MAVDMAAYRRNPHEMSGREASAWTAGWIAAALLFGAGIAWHFGRRPAVEYLTGYVIEYALSVDNLFVFILIFKTFGVPPTYQRRVLLWGILGAMILRAAFILVGAALLSRFEWLLYLFGAFLIFTGGKILRGKDVEIHPEHNPVLKLFGKVFPIVRHFGDGKFIVKHRGRWYATALLPVLLVVEATDVVFAVDSIPAVFGVTRDPFIVFTSNIFAVLGLRALYFVLKTIMDAFQYLKVGLGLVLVFVGGKMCTEEWVHVPAEISLLVVVALLGFSVAASLLWPGKPVGSVNPELRHEKAPDGYGTGANGDGKMNRHNPGNHQ
- a CDS encoding OmpA family protein gives rise to the protein MIGKVSDVRPNTRAVGLLLAVVLVLTAGCATSPDGTTEYRRTAIGALAGGAVGAGTGMLIAGRSHRGTGALIGGVAGAAVGGGIGNYMDRQAAEMKRKLPDAAIARQGDKLYVALPSGILFDVDKDEVRPSARDQVGQAAEVLVKYPDTYITVEGHTDSTGGTEYNQKLSERRAVRVRDLLASRGVDASRLSVHGYGESDPIADNGTAEGRQANRRVQLEIRPNEKLKAEQGQ
- the tkt gene encoding transketolase; the protein is MRAINTIRFLAVDAVQKAKSGHPGTPMGLAPLAYLLWTNYLRYNPANPDWAGRDRFVLSCGHASMLLYSLLHLTGYDLTLDDLREFRQWGSRTPGHPEAGHTPGVEVTTGPLGQGLGNAVGMAMASRMLAQRFNRPGHEIVSQRIVAFCSDGDLMEGVASEAASLAGFHRLGNLVAFYDDNRITIEGSTDLAFREDVGGRFRAYGWNVLNVPDGNTDLAGLAAAIEVAFGERDRPTLVIVRTSIGYGSPNKQDTAAAHGAPLGEAEVVLAKERLGWPAGPTFLVPDDVLAHFREALARGEKAEKAWRMKFAAYAAAFPALALEWERRMWGDLPEGWAEGLPTFSPEAGAAATRSASGKVLNAIAGKVPELIGGSADLSPSTETVMKGGGEFLPDAEPGGRNVHFGVREHGMGAILNGMARHGGVIPFGATFFIFSDYMRPSIRLAALMGSRVVYVFTHDSVGVGEDGPTHQPVEHLASLRAMPNLHVVRPADANETAAAWRMALERTAGPTALVLTRQKLPVLPPSSVFRDDGVYRGAYVLEDVGDGRPDVLLIASGSEVSVALAARRLLAEEGVPARVVSMPCRERFEEQEAGYREAVLPPSVSARVSVEAGSTYGWERYVGDHGASVGIDRFGASAPAERIFLELGITPEAVRDRAKSVLAAAGGGIAR
- the tal gene encoding transaldolase, with translation MKTNPLVALGEAGQSPWIDYIHRGMIASGELARRIAEDGICGVTSNPTIFEKAISSGHDYDDQIRALARAGAKPLDAYKAIVTDDIRAAADVLRPVYDASRGDDGYVSLEVDPDLARDTEATIARARELFDAVGRPNVMIKIPGTKEGLPAVEETIAAGIPVNVTLIFSVRRYEEVAAAYLRGVERRIAAGGDPRSVASVASFFVSRIDTAVDALLLSTVERWPGSPKAETALSLLGKTAVASARLAYAKFRRIFDTPEWRLLAARGARVQRPLWASTGTKNPKYSDVKYVEELIGPDTVNTMPPQTMDAFRDHGVVADTLSGADAGAKAVLDDYALMEPGIEEVCSRLEKEGVASFLDSYRKLLAAVEGRLKAVSDG